In Miscanthus floridulus cultivar M001 chromosome 5, ASM1932011v1, whole genome shotgun sequence, one genomic interval encodes:
- the LOC136455531 gene encoding exocyst complex component EXO70B1-like codes for MEAEQEQALPHMQTPGADDNKNKVHLAMGGDVQQCLLSLRWALRNVPRNFTLVLVHVYRQATRIPTRFGALMPVSMLREQIVSAYKTEERENIDTYLEMYIKICTREKVQAETLIAENDDVAAGLMDLIKQCQITILIMGSVRNRINGLKSKLSTTLEKQADPSCNILFLRNGNLISIVYLCMGILKSPANNVSEIVIACKHRHEDDSAYMIGTYDLPSFGSFHHLSSGSTYTSSTLSSFFRDSCSTGSGLDITRLDDTVLEDTAPIFDDTRFSDIFGHVSIGAFKEVAASHPNLADQSQELHQAFHTKCIEVLTRCQFAGGTESVLGVDCKGLEGEQWRIIKSWPAALEYIVRVLNAALMQPKQNRVAKVLNTLQLQLLKQNSRTCSMFTTNNVSEAAKEPVRLLLNLASQVAKVKKSPDKLFCVLYMHRALYDAIPTLSRVFGEEFVKKETEGVFAALKDSSLEIIRELKVLVQTYSPKKVPMEGCILTVTGYLMKYIRLLVNHIGSLDMILCTSQDNDLLTIEGVNPTGRLATGLIADLESVLKEKSSIYASEPGLQYLFLMNNAHFILQEVEESDVRLMVGAEWIKKRCYHIEQYKTDYLSSSWKQVVHHLETATSTSPPQEAQEQLPQDLLLHSQFPQEL; via the exons ATGGAAGCAGAGCAGGAGCAGGCGCTGCCCCACATGCAAACGCCCGGGGCAGACGACAACAAGAACAAGGTCCACCTGGCGATGGGGGGTGATGTCCAGCAGTGCTTGCTCTCCCTTCGCTGGGCACTGCGCAACGTCCCACGGAACTTCACGCTGGTTCTTGTCCACGTCTACCGCCAGGCCACCAGGATCCCCACCAGAT TTGGAGCTTTGATGCCTGTAAGCATGCTCAGAGAACAGATTGTGAGTGCATACAAAACAGAAGAGAGGGAAAATATTGACACTTACTTAGAGATGTACATCAAGATCTGCACACGTGAGAAG GTTCAGGCAGAGACACTCATAGCTGAGAATGATGATGTTGCAGCTGGGCTGATGGATCTCATTAAACAGTGCCAGATTaccatcctcatcatgggatcAGTAAGAAATAG AATAAATGGTTTGAAGAGCAAACTATCAACAACTTTGGAGAAGCAAGCTGATCCATCATGCAACATTTTATTTCTACGGAACGGAAACCTCATTTCTA TTGTTTATTTATGTATGGGGATCTTAAAAAGTCCCGCAAATAATGTCTCTGAAATAGTTATTGCATGCAAACACAGACATGAGGATGACAGTGCCTATATGATTGGAACATACGACTTACCTTCTTTCGGAAGCTTCCACCACCTCTCAAGTGGCAGCACCTACACCAGCAGTACCTTGTCTTCATTCTTCAGGGACTCATGTAGCACAGGCAGTGGACTCGATATCACAAGGCTAGATGATACTGTTCTGGAGGACACTGCCCCCATATTTGACGATACCAGGTTCAGTGACATCTTTGGACATGTGTCAATTGGTGCTTTCAAGGAGGTAGCAGCTAGCCACCCAAATCTGGCTGACCAATCACAAGAACTGCACCAGGCATTTCACACCAAGTGCATCGAGGTCTTGACAAGGTGTCAGTTTGCTGGAGGTACCGAGTCGGTTCTCGGAGTAGACTGCAAGGGTTTAGAAGGGGAACAGTGGAGGATAATTAAGAGCTGGCCTGCAGCACTAGAATATATTGTTAGAGTCCTCAACGCAGCCCTTATGCAGCCCAAGCAAAATCGTGTTGCAAAGGTTCTCAACAcattgcagctgcagctacttaAGCAGAATAGCCGTACTTGCAGTATGTTCACAACCAACAATGTTTCAGAGGCAGCTAAGGAGCCGGTTCGTCTGCTGCTCAATCTTGCCTCCCAAGTTGCTAAGGTGAAGAAATCACCTGATAAGCTCTTCTGTGTATTGTACATGCACAGAGCACTGTATGATGCCATCCCTACTCTTTCAAGAGTGTTTGGTGAAGAATTTGTGAAGAAAGAGACGGAGGGAGTTTTTGCAGCACTGAAGGATTCTTCACTAGAAATAATTCGTGAGCTGAAGGTGTTGGTTCAGACTTACAGCCCGAAGAAGGTACCAATGGAAGGCTGCATTCTCACGGTAACTGGATACCTCATGAAATACATCAGGTTACTAGTAAATCACATTGGATCACTTGACATGATTCTATGCACAAGCCAGGATAATGATCTGTTGACCATCGAAGGCGTGAATCCGACAGGTCGTCTAGCAACTGGGCTCATTGCTGACCTGGAATCAGTTCTCAAGGAAAAATCTAGCATCTATGCATCTGAACCAGGACTACAGTATCTCTTTCTGATGAACAATGCGCATTTCATACTGCAAGAAGTCGAAGAATCGGATGTACGCCTGATGGTAGGAGCCGAGTGGATCAAAAAGCGCTGCTACCACATCGAGCAGTACAAGACGGATTACCTGTCCTCATCATGGAAACAGGTTGTGCATCATTTGGAGACTGCAACAAGCACTTCACCCCCCCAAGAGGCGCAGGAACAACTTCCTCAAGATCTTCTACTCCACTCCCAGTTCCCTCAAGAGCTTTGA
- the LOC136455532 gene encoding exocyst complex component EXO70C2-like: MGGVTSNSLCSSGELIGYGSGQDCSGVRIYEISSPLLGSIWSLQPCISLVPVMKPDMNYPLSKKKLLFSRHQRANVFTARKNEMSLGGCHFSGSSNTTTSKSSSFFNSRSTNDTFDAEQLHDPSLDINPKYIFNDQRFNAIVGLEALDTFRGLVSQQISAERSRHLYQAFHSQYCDIFTRCEFIGGFDSVLGVDQQYLGKTHWKHMSSWPAVLEYIVSILNTLHTRLKQSQACDGFTHDDLLEAAKKPLRRLFTVASVVCAQEVRKSPEKLFFVLNMYTSLMDAIPALWNVFLADSISRDAEGLLAKLKDSATEIVKELRSLVQNYSSQRAVHEQDGGITSLTAYLMRYIRLLMNHKSSLDTMLGHGHTDDLLTVEVINPTGHLAFELIADLDSVLEKQSESFSSKELQCLFLMNNTHFILQEVKQSDVRLIVGSRWIGKRQDHFKKHMKGYLSASWGPVISNLETAKSMSPSKRLMTNVFGFLHSSPTPVQNFAWSFDETCQTQMSWKVPSPVLREELRGEILAFLTRAYHAHLERVKKSIKGNAADFKPEWKSKINGLFEG, from the exons ATGGGTGGTGTTACTTCTAactcttt GTGCTCTTCAGGGGAACTCATTGGTTACGGCAGTGGGCAAGACTGCAGCGGCGTGAGGATCTACGAGATCAGCTCACCATTGCTGGGCAGCATTTGGAGTCTTCAGCCCTGCATTTCTTTAGTTCCAGTG atgaagccggatatgaactatcctttatctaaaaaaaagttGTTATTTAGCAGGCATCAGCGTGCTAATGTCTTCACAGcgaggaaaaatgaaatgtctttGGGTGGTTGCCACTTTTCAGGCAGCAGCAACACCACCACCAGTAAATCCTCTTCATTCTTCAACTCCCGTAGCACGAACGACACCTTCGATGCAGAGCAGCTACATGATCCATCTTTGGATATCAATCCTAAGTACATATTCAATGACCAAAGGTTCAATGCTATAGTTGGCCTCGAGGCGCTTGACACTTTCAGGGGACTGGTTAGCCAGCAGATTTCTGCTGAGCGATCGAGGCACTTGTACCAAGCATTTCATTCACAGTACTGTGACATCTTCACAAGGTGTGAGTTCATTGGTGGCTTCGACTCAGTTCTCGGTGTAGATCAACAGTATTTGGGGAAAACACACTGGAAACACATGAGCAGCTGGCCTGCAGTGCTGGAGTACATTGTCAGTATTCTCAACACATTGCACACGCGACTCAAGCAGAGTCAAGCATGTGATGGATTTACACATGACGACCTTTTAGAAGCAGCGAAAAAGCCTTTGCGTCGTCTGTTCACTGTTGCTTCTGTTGTCTGCGCCCAAGAGGTCAGGAAATCACCAGAAAAGCTCTTCTTTGTGTTGAACATGTACACATCACTCATGGATGCCATCCCTGCTCTCTGGAATGTATTCCTCGCTGATTCTATCAGCAGAGATGCAGAGGGTCTTCTTGCAAAACTGAAGGACTCTGCAACTGAAATAGTTAAAGAGCTCAGAAGCTTGGTTCAAAATTACAGCTCACAGAGAGCGGTGCACGAGCAGGATGGAGGTATCACGTCACTCACTGCGTACCTCATGAGGTACATCAGGTTACTGATGAACCACAAGAGTTCACTTGATACCATGCTAGGACATGGTCACACTGATGATCTATTGACAGTTGAGGTAATAAACCCAACAGGTCATCTAGCGTTTGAGCTCATTGCCGACCTGGATTCAGTGCTTGAGAAACAGTCCGAATCATTTTCTTCTAAAGAACTACAGTGCTTGTTCTTGATGAACAACACACATTTCATACTTCAAGAAGTCAAGCAGTCAGATGTAAGGTTGATCGTAGGATCCAGGTGGATTGGAAAACGTCAGGACCATTTCAAGAAACACATGAAGGGTTACCTGTCTGCATCATGGGGACCAGTTATATCCAATTTGGAGACTGCAAAAAGCATGTCACCCAGTAAAAGGCTTATGACAAATGTCTTCGGTTTCCTGCATAGCAGTCCGACTCCTGTGCAGAATTTTGCTTGGTCATTCGATGAAACTTGTCAGACTCAGATGTCCTGGAAAGTACCCAGTCCAGTTCTTCGCGAAGAGCTTCGTGGAGAGATACTAGCGTTTCTTACTCGAGCATACCATGCACACTTGGAGAGGGTGAAGAAGAGTATAAAAGGAAATGCTGCAGATTTTAAGCCGGAGTGGAAGAGCAAAATCAATGGATTGTTTGAAGGGTGA
- the LOC136455533 gene encoding U-box domain-containing protein 36-like — protein sequence MHEATVSRPAWEKVYLAVGDDAKQCELSLQWALSFIPPQMSLVLLHVNRSVTVIPYEVLGAPVKASMLKEEFVSNYSKNARNKIETSLRERLQNFKVQAKILIIDRHDVAPALLELVKKRKITTLIMGAKSRHDWKSKTAVALEKQADPSCNILYLHDGITIV from the exons ATGCACGAGGCAACTGTATCACGACCTGCATGGGAGAAGGTGTACCTGGCCGTGGGGGATGACGCTAAGCAGTGTGAGCTTTCTCTGCAATGGGCTCTGAGCTTCATCCCACCACAGATGTCATTGGTTCTTCTCCACGTCAACAGGTCAGTTACAGTGATTCCCTATG AGGTATTGGGAGCTCCAGTGAAAGCTAGTATGTTAAAAGAAGAATTTGTTAGCAATTACAGCAAAAACGCGAGGAACAAGATTGAGACCTCCTTAAGAGAACGCTTGCAAAATTTTAAG GTCCAAGCAAAGATACTGATAATTGACAGACATGATGTTGCTCCTGCACTTTTGGAGCTTGTAAAAAAGCGAAAGATTACCACACTCATCATGGGAGCTAAAAGCAG ACATGACTGGAAGAGCAAGACAGCAGTCGCTTTGGAGAAGCAAGCTGACCCTTCATGCAACATTTTATATCTCCATGACGGGATTACAATTGTCTAA